Proteins found in one Leptolyngbya sp. CCY15150 genomic segment:
- a CDS encoding M23 family metallopeptidase, which produces MRRRRPYQQLGSIAVLLGLAMGSGQAIAQDIPAGDPETLCGLPALARIQTHVVQPGETLEAIAAQYGLIPSTLMGLNPALQQGNVSNGMSLQIPPYNGIRVTVPSGTTWQDVSRQYNVRADVLFEVNGCVRSPAAMAFIPGVNWSPSSAATPSTLDDSPINGYPLSEPVEVAVGYGWQIDPISGEVVFHSGVDLAAASGTSVLAVGSGTVAFAAEQGNYGNLVVINHSQGLQTRYAQLDGIQVTVGQQVRQGQQVGTVGETGLVSFPHLHFEVRTNSDLGWVAQNPANYVPQTSLVRR; this is translated from the coding sequence ATGCGACGACGTAGACCATATCAACAGTTGGGCAGCATCGCCGTTCTCCTAGGGTTGGCTATGGGGAGTGGGCAAGCGATCGCTCAAGACATCCCTGCCGGTGACCCTGAGACGCTGTGTGGCCTGCCGGCCCTAGCGCGGATTCAAACCCATGTGGTGCAGCCGGGGGAAACCCTAGAAGCGATCGCTGCGCAGTATGGCTTGATTCCATCGACGCTGATGGGCTTAAATCCAGCCTTGCAGCAGGGCAATGTATCTAACGGTATGTCTCTACAGATTCCGCCCTACAACGGTATTCGGGTGACGGTGCCCAGCGGCACCACCTGGCAAGATGTGTCTCGTCAATATAATGTGCGAGCTGACGTGCTGTTTGAGGTGAATGGCTGTGTGCGATCGCCTGCCGCTATGGCCTTCATCCCTGGCGTCAACTGGTCACCAAGCTCTGCCGCCACGCCTTCTACCCTGGATGATTCACCGATCAACGGCTATCCCCTCTCCGAGCCTGTCGAGGTGGCAGTGGGCTATGGCTGGCAAATTGACCCGATCAGTGGGGAGGTTGTCTTTCACAGCGGTGTGGATTTGGCGGCGGCTTCCGGAACGTCGGTGTTGGCAGTGGGATCTGGCACCGTGGCCTTTGCTGCCGAGCAAGGTAACTACGGCAACTTAGTGGTGATTAACCATAGCCAAGGGCTGCAAACCCGCTATGCGCAGCTTGATGGTATTCAGGTCACCGTAGGGCAGCAGGTACGGCAGGGGCAACAGGTGGGTACGGTGGGGGAGACTGGTCTCGTCTCCTTTCCGCACCTGCATTTTGAAGTGCGTACCAATTCTGATCTAGGGTGGGTGGCGCAGAATCCGGCGAACTATGTTCCCCAAACGTCCTTGGTGCGTCGCTAG
- a CDS encoding peptidase C15, with amino-acid sequence MPHQTSNSSDDLIAELLRSRTVLPTLQTLRHLPVNFQQAPLQAIAGVNRIRPHVLLCCGMSERSQTLNLESRAIAPRETLYTPFHLDRLVDGLTMTQISHDAGRFVCNYLYYAMLRYVRDQHLDLPCLFIHVPILTEANRWAILNDFQKILHRVCHSQPLVDFPDESRYLQNLDLSPNRRYVDVALDSHAS; translated from the coding sequence ATGCCTCATCAGACTTCGAATTCTTCAGATGACTTGATTGCCGAGCTGTTGCGCTCTCGAACCGTATTGCCCACGCTGCAAACCCTGCGGCATTTGCCCGTGAATTTTCAGCAGGCTCCGCTACAGGCGATCGCTGGCGTGAATCGAATACGCCCCCATGTGTTGCTCTGCTGCGGCATGAGTGAACGTAGCCAGACCTTGAATTTAGAGTCACGGGCGATCGCCCCCCGCGAGACGCTATACACGCCGTTCCACTTAGATCGGCTGGTGGATGGTTTAACCATGACCCAGATCAGCCATGATGCCGGTCGGTTTGTTTGCAATTATTTGTACTACGCCATGCTGCGCTACGTTCGAGACCAGCATCTCGATCTGCCATGCCTCTTTATCCACGTGCCCATTTTGACTGAGGCGAACCGTTGGGCGATCTTGAACGACTTTCAAAAGATTCTGCACCGAGTTTGTCATAGCCAGCCCTTGGTTGACTTCCCTGACGAATCAAGGTATTTACAGAATCTA
- a CDS encoding DUF4079 domain-containing protein, whose translation MSFEIPESIKVWSQFFHPILMWVLFGLTIYALYLGVQIRRTRAAEGDAKKELIKGKFNVKHHQIGAVLLALMVLGTIGGMGVTYINNGKLFVGPHLLAGLGMTGLIATSAALSPFMQKGQGWARYTHIALNVGLVGLFGWQALTGMQIVQRLIEKL comes from the coding sequence ATGAGTTTTGAAATTCCAGAATCGATTAAAGTGTGGAGCCAGTTTTTCCACCCGATTTTGATGTGGGTGCTGTTTGGTCTCACGATTTATGCGCTGTACCTTGGGGTGCAAATTCGTCGTACCCGCGCGGCGGAGGGAGACGCGAAGAAAGAACTGATCAAAGGCAAGTTTAATGTCAAGCACCATCAAATTGGGGCGGTGCTTTTAGCCCTGATGGTGTTGGGCACCATTGGCGGTATGGGGGTGACCTACATCAACAACGGTAAGCTGTTTGTGGGCCCTCACCTGTTGGCTGGCTTAGGCATGACGGGCTTGATTGCGACATCGGCGGCCCTGTCACCATTTATGCAAAAGGGGCAAGGCTGGGCCCGCTATACCCATATTGCCCTGAACGTTGGCTTGGTGGGGCTCTTTGGTTGGCAGGCGCTGACGGGGATGCAAATTGTGCAGCGTCTCATCGAAAAACTATAG
- a CDS encoding HhoA/HhoB/HtrA family serine endopeptidase: MGTLTRQLGIYLILLAAGGGAGWAGNQYLNARQETLNPSVSETAETETITPLAARPEPTEAISPSIAAVNNNPNFIADAVEKVGPAVVRINASRRVASGIPDGFPNPLRRFFEDDTLPLPEERIQEGTGSGFILSADGQLITNAHVVEGADTVEVTLKDGRTFQGEVLGTDPVTDIAVIKIDAVDLPTVTLGNSETLIPGQWAIAIGNPLGLDNTVTAGIISATGRSSSQIGIPDKRVRFIQTDAAINPGNSGGPLLNDRGEVIGINTAIRANAQGLGFAIPIETALRVAQQLVETGRVEHPFLGIQMVDLDDNFKAQVSNDPTIQIDDDLDEGVVIIKVMPDTPADNAGLRTGDVILSMNDVPVTTATDVQAQVELSGVDEDIEIGINRNGELETISVRTGTMPDSGIN, encoded by the coding sequence ATGGGCACATTGACTCGACAACTTGGGATTTATCTCATTCTCCTAGCCGCTGGGGGGGGTGCAGGCTGGGCCGGCAACCAATACCTCAATGCCAGGCAAGAAACCCTGAATCCAAGCGTATCCGAGACCGCTGAGACTGAAACCATTACACCGCTTGCTGCCCGTCCCGAGCCCACTGAAGCGATCAGTCCTTCAATTGCCGCTGTCAACAACAATCCCAATTTCATTGCCGATGCCGTGGAGAAAGTTGGGCCGGCCGTTGTGCGCATCAATGCCTCTCGTCGTGTTGCATCCGGCATTCCTGACGGCTTCCCCAATCCCCTGCGCCGCTTCTTTGAAGACGACACTCTCCCCTTGCCCGAAGAGCGCATTCAAGAGGGAACAGGCTCCGGATTTATCCTCAGTGCTGATGGGCAACTGATTACCAATGCCCACGTCGTTGAAGGGGCCGACACCGTTGAAGTCACGCTCAAGGATGGGCGTACCTTTCAGGGAGAAGTCCTTGGCACCGATCCAGTCACCGATATTGCTGTGATCAAAATTGATGCGGTTGATTTGCCCACTGTCACCCTAGGCAACTCCGAAACCCTGATTCCAGGACAATGGGCGATCGCCATTGGCAACCCCCTAGGGTTAGATAACACGGTCACCGCCGGCATCATCAGCGCCACCGGACGCTCCAGTTCCCAGATTGGCATTCCCGATAAGCGGGTACGATTCATCCAAACCGATGCTGCTATCAATCCAGGCAATTCAGGCGGCCCCTTGCTCAACGATCGCGGCGAAGTGATTGGTATCAACACGGCCATTCGCGCCAACGCCCAAGGTCTTGGATTTGCCATTCCGATTGAAACGGCTCTGCGAGTTGCCCAGCAGTTAGTGGAAACAGGTCGGGTTGAACATCCCTTCTTGGGCATTCAGATGGTTGACCTAGACGACAACTTTAAGGCTCAGGTGTCTAACGATCCAACGATCCAGATCGATGACGATCTCGACGAAGGCGTCGTGATCATTAAGGTGATGCCAGATACCCCCGCAGATAATGCCGGACTGCGGACTGGAGATGTCATTCTCAGCATGAATGACGTACCTGTAACCACAGCCACTGACGTGCAGGCCCAGGTCGAGCTCAGTGGCGTTGACGAAGATATTGAGATTGGCATCAACCGCAATGGCGAGCTGGAAACCATCTCAGTACGCACCGGCACCATGCCCGATAGTGGCATTAACTAG
- a CDS encoding ParM/StbA family protein, with translation MAHYQCFVDLGSSSTKAVMSDGIGLYAFKCSPLVADMPPSELTIIEAQGEQLGTGLESVSYIQLAPDDPVYALGVDAQGKPNKSTSNLPKSALAHLKVLGVIGELAHRYDLTRVPLDVGVALPFNEYLTDYKPLTHRLLGQKSFTYRGREIDLDLEQVKVLPEAAGLVQWRKVEMAQHGGLSNQTFAVLMFGHRDLSFLFFREGKPPRGEPSSTERLGFQQVLVAISQDMPCNSDDPFLYEALIKGMGSVTFPSRPGQVYRLSDRFEQAKAYYWDLVKHRLDEWFAAVDVPHYEVLISGGVAAILQADLEEYFEDRSAFCTVNWLDHLKEEVAGALSLPSEIEQIRFSDCYGGAKWMALKFHKPAKAGG, from the coding sequence ATGGCGCACTATCAATGTTTTGTTGACCTCGGTAGCTCCAGTACCAAAGCAGTCATGAGCGACGGCATTGGCTTGTATGCCTTCAAATGTTCGCCCCTGGTTGCAGATATGCCACCTTCTGAACTCACGATCATTGAAGCGCAAGGAGAACAACTCGGCACAGGGTTAGAGTCTGTGAGCTATATCCAGCTCGCCCCCGACGATCCGGTCTATGCCCTAGGCGTTGATGCCCAAGGGAAACCCAATAAATCCACCAGCAATCTCCCCAAAAGCGCCCTAGCTCACTTGAAGGTGCTAGGGGTGATCGGTGAATTGGCCCATCGCTATGACCTCACTCGGGTTCCCCTCGATGTGGGCGTAGCGCTGCCGTTTAACGAATATTTAACCGACTATAAGCCGCTCACCCATCGCCTGTTGGGTCAAAAGTCGTTCACCTATCGCGGTCGCGAGATTGACTTAGATCTAGAGCAGGTGAAGGTCTTGCCGGAAGCGGCCGGCCTCGTCCAGTGGCGCAAGGTGGAAATGGCCCAGCATGGCGGGCTCAGCAACCAAACCTTTGCCGTTCTCATGTTTGGGCATCGTGACCTAAGTTTTCTCTTTTTCCGGGAAGGGAAACCGCCTCGGGGTGAACCGAGCAGCACAGAGCGTCTGGGCTTCCAGCAGGTTCTGGTCGCCATTTCCCAAGATATGCCCTGCAACTCCGATGATCCCTTCCTCTATGAAGCCTTGATCAAAGGGATGGGCAGTGTCACCTTCCCGTCTCGTCCAGGGCAGGTCTATCGATTGAGCGATCGCTTTGAGCAAGCCAAGGCCTACTATTGGGATCTGGTGAAGCACCGTCTCGATGAATGGTTTGCGGCGGTGGATGTCCCCCATTATGAAGTGCTGATCAGCGGCGGCGTAGCGGCTATCCTACAGGCCGATCTAGAAGAATATTTTGAGGATCGATCCGCCTTTTGCACCGTCAACTGGCTTGATCATCTCAAAGAAGAGGTGGCCGGCGCGCTAAGTCTGCCATCGGAGATTGAGCAAATCCGCTTTAGCGATTGCTATGGTGGCGCAAAGTGGATGGCTCTGAAATTTCACAAACCAGCCAAGGCAGGAGGTTAG
- the pyrE gene encoding orotate phosphoribosyltransferase yields the protein MPDIQFQTEPTLSLTTAPINDLRAYLLTLICQVAYREGDFLLTSGQHTDYYINGKQVTLHPQGAIAVGRVLLASIPDQAIAVAGLTLGADPMVTAVSVVAGYEGRSLAALIVRKEAKGHGTQAYIEGLPLPAGSPVVVLEDVVTTGQSALKAVDRLRSHGYQVDRVLALVDRNQGGRELYEQHQLHFEAIFTVDDLRQEWAKLHGASPSNP from the coding sequence ATGCCAGATATTCAGTTTCAAACCGAGCCTACTCTGTCCCTGACGACGGCTCCCATCAACGATCTGCGGGCCTATTTGCTGACCCTGATTTGCCAGGTGGCCTATCGCGAAGGCGACTTTTTGCTCACCTCCGGTCAACATACGGATTACTACATCAATGGTAAACAGGTCACCCTCCATCCCCAAGGGGCGATCGCTGTGGGGCGGGTGCTCTTGGCCTCAATTCCAGACCAGGCGATCGCCGTGGCGGGGCTGACGCTAGGAGCCGACCCCATGGTGACTGCCGTCAGTGTGGTCGCGGGCTATGAGGGGCGATCGCTGGCGGCGCTGATTGTGCGCAAAGAAGCCAAGGGCCACGGCACCCAGGCCTATATTGAAGGCTTGCCCCTGCCGGCTGGCAGTCCAGTCGTTGTCCTAGAAGACGTGGTGACCACAGGACAGTCGGCCCTCAAAGCCGTAGACCGTCTACGCAGCCATGGCTATCAGGTGGATCGGGTCTTGGCCTTGGTCGATCGCAACCAGGGCGGCCGCGAGCTGTACGAACAGCACCAGCTCCACTTCGAGGCCATCTTCACCGTGGACGATCTGCGCCAGGAGTGGGCTAAGCTGCATGGAGCGTCCCCATCGAACCCATAA
- a CDS encoding hemolysin family protein translates to MTAVSPVPLTATDAGMRLLLVLLLISINGFFVAAEFSIVSVRRSRINQLVSAGDVQAKTVQDLQRSIERLLSTTQLGITLSSLALGWIGESTMATLLVRSMAVSPLPSPISYFLSHSIAVPLAFLLIAYLQIVLGELCPKAVAMLYAEQISRFLGTPSLAIARIFNPFIWILNQSTRWLLRLVGIQYTGQVWSNRLTPEELHLIINTSAESPGLEAEERQLLSNVFEFGEVTAGEVMVPRTSIVELPKDATFRTLLGEVAESGHSRYPVTGESLDDVCGVIYFKELAEPLAQGHLTLDSPIQDWIRPARFVPEYTPLNELLHLMQRSGQAMVMVVDEFGGTAGLLTLQDVINEIIGDPPERESSEDPEMQIVDDRTVMVQAQMDLEEVNDLLNFDLPFTEEYQTLGGFIIYHLQKIPPQGETFIYGKLEFTICSAEGPRLHHVQIRRLDLSVPDELIEDHSPQESDRSSGDDTHFSGLDSEPDEDSSPL, encoded by the coding sequence ATGACCGCTGTATCTCCTGTGCCCTTGACGGCCACGGATGCAGGTATGCGGTTATTGCTCGTCCTGCTGTTGATCTCTATCAACGGTTTTTTTGTCGCAGCAGAGTTTTCCATTGTTTCCGTGCGGCGATCGCGGATTAATCAACTGGTGTCTGCGGGTGATGTGCAGGCGAAAACTGTTCAAGATTTGCAGCGCAGCATTGAGCGACTCTTATCCACAACCCAGCTGGGCATTACCCTATCGAGTTTGGCCCTAGGCTGGATTGGGGAAAGTACCATGGCGACCTTGCTGGTGCGCTCCATGGCAGTCTCGCCCTTGCCCAGCCCCATCAGCTACTTTTTGTCCCATTCCATTGCGGTTCCCCTAGCTTTTCTGTTAATTGCCTACCTGCAAATTGTTTTAGGAGAACTCTGTCCTAAAGCTGTAGCGATGCTGTACGCGGAGCAGATCTCGCGATTTTTGGGAACGCCTAGTTTGGCGATCGCCCGTATTTTTAATCCGTTTATTTGGATTCTCAATCAATCCACGCGCTGGCTGCTGCGGCTGGTGGGGATTCAATATACAGGACAGGTTTGGTCCAACCGTTTGACCCCAGAGGAACTGCATTTGATCATCAACACCTCGGCAGAATCGCCAGGACTGGAGGCAGAAGAGCGGCAGTTACTCAGCAACGTGTTTGAATTTGGCGAAGTGACGGCGGGGGAAGTGATGGTGCCGCGCACCAGTATTGTTGAACTTCCTAAAGATGCCACCTTCCGTACTTTGCTGGGGGAGGTCGCCGAGTCGGGGCACTCCCGGTACCCTGTGACAGGGGAGTCGTTGGATGACGTCTGTGGCGTGATTTACTTTAAGGAATTGGCAGAACCCTTGGCCCAGGGGCACCTTACCCTGGATAGCCCCATTCAAGATTGGATTCGTCCTGCACGCTTTGTTCCCGAATATACACCCCTGAATGAGCTACTGCACTTGATGCAGCGATCGGGGCAGGCCATGGTGATGGTGGTGGATGAATTTGGCGGAACGGCTGGCCTGCTCACGCTCCAAGATGTGATTAACGAGATTATTGGAGACCCACCGGAGCGCGAAAGTTCTGAAGATCCGGAGATGCAGATTGTGGACGATCGCACCGTGATGGTGCAGGCTCAAATGGATTTGGAGGAGGTCAATGATCTCTTGAATTTTGACCTGCCGTTTACGGAAGAGTACCAAACCTTGGGGGGGTTTATTATTTACCATCTGCAAAAAATTCCGCCCCAAGGAGAAACTTTTATCTACGGCAAGCTGGAGTTCACGATTTGCTCCGCCGAGGGCCCGCGCCTCCACCATGTGCAAATTCGTCGCTTAGACCTAAGCGTTCCTGATGAACTGATTGAGGATCACTCCCCTCAAGAGAGCGATCGCTCGTCTGGTGACGATACCCATTTTTCGGGTCTTGATTCGGAACCGGACGAAGATTCTTCGCCGCTCTAG